Proteins encoded in a region of the Cytobacillus pseudoceanisediminis genome:
- a CDS encoding spore germination protein has product MDRFVIEIKAELGNNGDFHLQRDYLADAAVMLMGFNTLIDFIKTRTVLHKHAESILSQNQPSEDLWRAIGEVIEGDVRKAISSIYEGKLIIHFENTSRFIIMEPVPAMLDRSIDTPTNENVIKGALDSFTEGIDANIGIVRKLVNSEEIRIDSFSAGHSRKNKLSLLYIDGQADMDLVNSIRDNIKKNIQMEACDLQGLAKMLGFPSWNAISKFNTTELPHHAVQNLRKGKVVLFVDRLPFALILPSLFWDMFAIENDRNFPLPLMLAIRLIRIIGILITLITPGLYVALVSVNPEVLQLQLALSVAQSREGVPYPALVEIFFMLLILELILEASVRLPKSIGPTITMVGGIILGQAAVEAKLVSNLLIIILAATTIANSTIVGFQNSVSIRLFKYAIVVLAAIFGILGLVAGLVFVGAYLASLNTYGKSYLYLNLKGNESNGG; this is encoded by the coding sequence ATGGATCGATTTGTTATTGAAATAAAAGCAGAGCTTGGAAACAATGGCGATTTTCATCTTCAAAGGGACTATCTTGCGGATGCTGCCGTGATGCTGATGGGATTTAATACACTCATTGATTTTATCAAAACGAGAACGGTGCTTCACAAGCATGCGGAGAGCATCCTTTCGCAGAATCAGCCTTCTGAGGATTTATGGCGGGCCATAGGGGAAGTGATTGAAGGCGATGTCCGGAAAGCCATTTCATCCATATATGAAGGCAAACTGATTATCCATTTTGAAAACACCTCCCGTTTTATCATTATGGAGCCTGTACCTGCTATGCTCGATCGTTCGATTGATACGCCAACAAATGAAAATGTTATTAAAGGAGCATTGGATTCGTTTACAGAAGGTATTGATGCCAATATCGGCATCGTCCGAAAACTGGTGAACTCGGAGGAAATTAGAATCGATTCTTTTTCGGCCGGACACAGCCGCAAAAACAAACTTTCCTTGCTTTATATAGACGGCCAAGCGGATATGGATCTAGTTAATAGCATACGTGATAATATTAAAAAAAATATCCAAATGGAAGCATGTGATCTTCAGGGGCTGGCTAAAATGCTGGGGTTTCCATCATGGAATGCTATATCAAAGTTTAATACGACCGAGCTGCCCCATCATGCGGTTCAGAATCTGAGAAAGGGAAAAGTGGTTCTATTCGTGGATCGCTTGCCTTTTGCGCTCATTCTTCCAAGTCTGTTCTGGGATATGTTTGCTATTGAAAATGACCGGAATTTTCCCCTGCCCCTCATGTTAGCCATTCGGTTAATTAGAATCATCGGCATTTTAATCACGCTGATAACACCAGGGCTGTATGTGGCTCTGGTTTCCGTAAACCCTGAAGTCTTGCAGCTCCAGCTTGCTTTATCAGTTGCCCAAAGCCGTGAAGGAGTTCCCTACCCGGCATTGGTGGAAATTTTCTTCATGCTGCTTATTCTGGAATTAATCCTGGAAGCCAGTGTAAGGCTGCCTAAATCCATTGGCCCCACCATTACCATGGTCGGGGGAATTATCCTGGGACAGGCTGCCGTGGAAGCGAAATTAGTCAGCAACCTGCTGATCATCATTCTAGCCGCCACTACCATTGCCAACTCAACCATCGTCGGCTTTCAAAATTCTGTTTCCATTCGGCTGTTCAAATATGCCATTGTGGTCCTGGCAGCAATTTTTGGCATTTTAGGACTGGTTGCCGGTTTGGTTTTCGTAGGCGCTTACCTGGCAAGCCTCAATACTTATGGCAAGTCCTATCTCTACTTAAATTTAAAAGGGAATGAGAGCAATGGCGGATAA
- a CDS encoding GerAB/ArcD/ProY family transporter translates to MADKSLHVMLMYVISHLGLIFFMYPGNVISSTEQGHWLPVLVGVVIHFIFITIYMKGLSYFPKKDIIRIYAGIGKGTAILFIAPVFLYFCMILLITLRAYSEIITIVFLSNTPLWAIMLLLISISTYIAAKGAETIFRTGLLLSLLFLPIIIFIFFTSFQNVDWRYVVPLDADFGFIIKRTYLESFFAFSGGFLFLGFVQPYFSYNRKYILWAAAFLIPFFLFSVYIPVLTFGQATSATTFLPYVVAVDAININWLMFDRVTMFFLLSLISFIMLYLALVSWKTIRILTHYLPSIKPVKLLLALSAAVYLSCFFIQDWKDVEKLFWWNTFLRFYILIAVPFSIFFFGRRIKRKGKNETN, encoded by the coding sequence ATGGCGGATAAAAGTTTGCATGTCATGCTGATGTACGTCATCAGTCATTTGGGCCTTATTTTCTTTATGTATCCCGGCAATGTTATTTCAAGCACAGAGCAGGGCCATTGGCTTCCTGTTCTGGTCGGTGTGGTCATTCATTTCATTTTTATTACTATTTATATGAAGGGGCTAAGCTATTTTCCGAAAAAAGACATCATTCGCATCTATGCAGGAATCGGAAAAGGGACAGCTATCCTTTTTATTGCCCCTGTTTTCTTATATTTCTGCATGATTTTATTGATAACACTCCGGGCTTATTCAGAAATTATTACGATTGTCTTTTTATCAAACACACCATTATGGGCCATCATGCTATTATTGATATCCATTTCGACCTATATAGCAGCCAAAGGAGCCGAAACCATTTTTCGCACCGGTCTTCTTCTATCCCTTTTATTTCTTCCCATCATTATCTTTATTTTCTTCACTTCTTTTCAAAACGTGGATTGGAGGTACGTGGTTCCTTTAGATGCAGATTTCGGATTTATTATAAAACGAACATATTTGGAAAGCTTTTTTGCTTTCTCCGGAGGCTTTTTGTTTCTGGGTTTTGTTCAGCCTTATTTCTCCTATAACAGAAAATATATATTATGGGCCGCTGCCTTCCTTATTCCCTTTTTCCTTTTTTCAGTCTATATTCCCGTGCTGACTTTTGGGCAGGCCACCTCAGCCACAACCTTCCTTCCATATGTTGTGGCCGTGGACGCCATCAATATTAATTGGCTGATGTTCGACAGGGTCACGATGTTTTTTCTATTGAGCCTCATCTCCTTTATCATGCTTTACCTTGCCCTTGTGTCCTGGAAGACAATCCGTATCTTAACTCATTACCTTCCTTCCATTAAACCGGTAAAATTGTTGCTAGCCCTATCTGCCGCAGTCTATCTTTCATGTTTCTTCATCCAGGACTGGAAGGATGTCGAGAAATTATTTTGGTGGAATACGTTTCTGAGGTTTTACATTTTGATTGCAGTCCCATTTTCAATCTTTTTCTTTGGACGCCGCATAAAGAGGAAGGGTAAAAATGAAACCAATTAA
- a CDS encoding Ger(x)C family spore germination C-terminal domain-containing protein → MFDYFEKNAGWNPEIALTRIWEVYRSIHSYTRDVAIPLLMTGETTTYKQVGSAVIKNGKMVEQISNDETLLFNAFNNESTHGQIEVLDHASVMIIGNSMDQHIELTDKQPFLQSRINLKVVVLETRGKTSSAMIKKELSHLLSGRFSSMLAKLQESEADILGLGQLYRTKIDRNELKNWRSIYYPNLKSDIQFQIDIQNEGYLKTT, encoded by the coding sequence ATGTTCGATTACTTCGAAAAAAATGCAGGCTGGAATCCGGAAATTGCCCTTACAAGGATATGGGAAGTCTACCGAAGCATTCATTCCTATACACGCGATGTAGCCATCCCCCTGTTAATGACGGGAGAAACGACAACTTACAAGCAAGTTGGCTCTGCTGTTATCAAAAACGGAAAGATGGTAGAGCAGATCAGCAATGACGAAACCCTGCTATTCAATGCATTTAATAATGAAAGCACCCATGGACAAATCGAAGTCCTGGATCACGCAAGTGTCATGATCATCGGCAACTCCATGGACCAGCATATTGAATTGACTGATAAACAGCCGTTTTTGCAGAGCCGAATAAACCTGAAGGTTGTCGTCCTCGAAACACGGGGCAAAACATCCAGTGCCATGATCAAGAAAGAATTAAGCCATCTCCTGTCAGGCCGATTCAGCAGCATGTTAGCCAAACTCCAGGAAAGCGAAGCAGATATTCTGGGCTTGGGACAATTGTATCGCACTAAAATCGATCGAAACGAGCTAAAAAACTGGAGATCCATTTACTATCCAAATTTGAAATCTGATATCCAATTTCAGATAGACATTCAAAATGAAGGGTATTTAAAAACAACCTGA
- a CDS encoding Ger(x)C family spore germination protein codes for MKPINLKSKAPITVCLLLAMMTLTGCWDIRDINHRTLPVVLGISTDEDGKYKVFLKIVEPIEDNLEVKVVTGTGETISHAVDVISRNMETSVDLLHVKVIMIERKTAEEGMKDIIAGFMRSREVSPKVLIAICDQNMDEFFQYLQNQRSFTEPTCSITSKKMQAGIRKLPLQGYGKSTEAFIPIHAM; via the coding sequence ATGAAACCAATTAATCTAAAATCTAAAGCCCCTATTACGGTCTGTCTGCTTCTGGCAATGATGACTTTAACCGGCTGCTGGGACATTAGGGATATCAATCACCGGACACTCCCCGTTGTCCTTGGCATTTCTACAGATGAAGATGGCAAATACAAGGTATTCTTGAAAATCGTTGAGCCCATCGAAGATAATTTGGAAGTGAAAGTCGTTACCGGAACTGGAGAAACTATCTCCCACGCCGTCGATGTGATCAGCCGAAACATGGAGACTAGCGTAGACCTGCTTCATGTAAAAGTAATCATGATTGAGCGTAAAACGGCTGAGGAAGGCATGAAGGACATTATTGCCGGTTTCATGAGATCCCGGGAAGTTTCACCCAAAGTGCTAATCGCCATTTGTGACCAGAACATGGATGAGTTTTTTCAATACTTACAGAATCAAAGGAGCTTCACGGAACCAACATGTTCGATTACTTCGAAAAAAATGCAGGCTGGAATCCGGAAATTGCCCTTACAAGGATATGGGAAGTCTACCGAAGCATTCATTCCTATACACGCGATGTAG